The genomic stretch AGCCTGGCCGAGCGGATGGGCATCCGCTTCGTCGAGGCCAGCGCCGACCGCGTGGTCGCGACCATGCCGGTGGAGGGCAACACCCAGCCGTACGGGCTGCTGCACGGCGGCGCCAGCGTGGTGCTCGCCGAGACCATCGGCTCGGTCGCGTCGGTGCTGTACGCCGGGGAGGGCCGGATCGCGGTCGGGATCGAGATCTCCTGCTCGCACCACCGAGGCGTGACCGAGGGGACCGTGACCGGCGTGGCCACCCCACTGTCACGCGGCCGCAGCCTGGCGACGTACGAGATCGCGATCACCGACGACCGCGACCGGCGCGTCGCCACGGCCCGGCTGACCTGCATGCTGCGCGACGCGGTCCCCGGATCCTGACCGCAGCGGGCACCGCCCGCACGTCGGACGACGCGTCCGCGGGCGTCCCCGCGACGAAGCGGTTCAGGCCTTCGCGGCCGGGGCCGTCACCTTCGCCGGGGCCAGGGCGATATCGGCGACGGCCTCGGGAGCGACTGCGGGTGCCGGTACTCCCGCCGCCTGCCGGCGACGGCGTGTGGCGCGGGCCCGAAGCCCGGCGAGCTTGCTGTGCTGCTGGTCTCCCAGCAGGCGCCGACGCAGCCCGGCCGTCCCGGTGACCCGGCGGGTGACGACGGGGGCGAAGCCGAGGCGCGCGTAGAACCGCTGCGCGTCGCGCAGGTGCGGGGGCACGTCCACGGCGATCTGGTCGGTGCCGATGCGGTCCGCGTGGGCCAGGGCCTCCACCAGGAGCGCCCGCCCGACCCCCCGGTGGCGCGCGCCGCTGTGGACGTGTAGCAGACCCACCACCACCGTCGGAGCGCTCCAGGGCCCGATCTCCTGCACCGACAGCGCCGCAACCCCCACCGGGTCGGTGCCGTCCCAGGCCACCAGGACCACCCGGCCAGGCTCCTCCGCCGCCGACAGCCAGCGCGCCCGGGCCCGGTCCAGCCCGGCCCCGCCACCGGGGACCACGCCGGAGTCGACCGTGGCCCGCAGGTCCTCCCACAGCGGGGCGAGCGAGTCCATCGACTCGTGACAGACCCGGGTGACCGTGATCGCGCTGCGAGGCACCGACGTGCTCCCTTCGGCCGACGACCGACACCGCTGCCGGCGCCGCTCGGCGCCGTCCCCCCGCCGCCGGTGTCGACCGGCGTCCGTGTCGCCACGGTAGGGCCCGGACCGCCCGTGTGGGAAGTGGGGGTATCCCTGTCGCGGTCGACCGCCCGTGGGCGCACTCCCGGTCACCGGACACGCCGCGGGTCCTGCCGTTCCGGCCCCCCGGGCCCAGGGTCCGCACTATGCTCCCGCAGCGTTGCACCGGGGCCCCTCCGGGCGACACCCAGCCGCCGGACGGCACGTCCGCGGAGTGAGGACCGACGGGAGGAGGACGGGTGCCGAAGCGCGCAGCAGCACTGCTGATCGCCGCTCTCGCCGCCCTGGCCGTGTTCTTCGGTGCGACCCCCGCTTCTGCGGAGGGACCCGAGATCGGCGGCCAGATGTCCGCCAGCGACGGGACGCCGGCCGCGGGCGTGGAGTTCACGGTGGAGAACGGCGCCGGGTTCAGCGAGACGGTGACGACCGGGCCGGACGGGACCTGGACCCTGCCACTGCCCGAGTCCGGCCAGTACACCGTGACGATCAACGTCGACACCCTGCCCGAGGGCACGACGCTGACGGACCCGGAGAAGACCACGCTGTCGGTCACCGTGTTCTCCAACAAGCGGGTGGTGCAGTTCCCCACCGGCAGCGGTGAACGCGAGACCGAGTCGATCTGGGACCGGGTCGCCCAGCTCACCGTGGACGGACTGATCTTCGGCCTGATCCTGTCCCTCGGCGGCCTGGGGCTGTCACTGATCTACGGCACCACCGGCCTGACGAACTTCTCCCACGGCGAGCTGATGACGCTCGGCGCGGTGATCACGTTCTTCTTCAACGTGACGCTGGGGCTGGACTTCATCCTCGCCGCGGCGCTGGCGCTGTTCGTCTGCGCCATCCTCGGCTCGCTGCAGGACCGAGGGCTGTGGCGACCGCTGCGCAAGAGGGGCACCGGCCTGGTCGCCATGCTCGTTGTCTCGATCGGCCTGGGCATCCTGCTGCGGTACGTGATCCTGTTCTTCTTCGGCGGCGACACCAAGCAGTACGCCTCGTACAGCGGGCAGGAGGGCCTGGCGTTCGGGCCGGTCGACATCACGCCCAAGGCGATCATCGCCTCCAGCATCGCGATCCTCGCCCTCGGCATCACGTCGTACTGGCTGCTGCGCACCCGGATGGGCAAGGCCAGCCGGGCGGTGTCCGACAACCCGGCGCTGGCGTCGGCCTCCGGCATCGACGTCGAGCGCGTCATCAACGTGGTCTGGATCTTCGGCGCCACGCTGGCCGCACTGGGCGGGATCATCTACTCGCTCAACAACGGCGTGAACTGGTTCCAGGGCTTCCAGGTGCTGCTGCTGATCTTCGCGGGCATCACCGTGGGCGGCCTCGGGACCGCCTTCGGCGCCATCGTGGGCTGCCTGGTCGTGGGCCTGGTCATCCAGTTGTCGACGCTGTTCGTCCCCCCGGAGATGAAGAACGTCGGCGCGCTGGTGATCCTGATCGTGATCCTGCTGGTGCGACCGCAGGGCATCCTCGGCCGCCGCGAGCGGGTCGGCTGAGAGGGAGGCTGACATGGACTGGAACCTGATCCTCTCCCAGGCGGTCACGCAGGGCATCGGCATCCAGGCGGTCATCTTCTGCCTGGCCGCTATCGGCCTGAACGTGCACTTCGGCTACACCGGCCTGCTCAACTTCGGCCAGGCCGCGTTCCTGGCCGTGGCCGCGTACGGCGTCGGCGTGTCGATCGCCTACTTCGGCTGGCCGCTGTGGATCGGCCTCGTCGTCGGCATCATCGCGGCGATCCTGCTGGCGCTGCTGCTCGGTATCCCGACCCTGCGGCTGCGCGCGGACTACCTGGCCATCGTCACCATCGCCACGGCGGAGATCATCCGGCTGATCGTGCGGTCGGTGACCTTCCGGGAGGTCTTCGGCGGATCCGACGGCATCAACCGCTTCGCCGACGACTTCTACAAGCTCAACCCGTTCACCAGCGGCCTCACCCTGGGCCCGGTCAGCTTCAGCCAGAACGACCTGTGGGTCGTCGTCATCGGCTGGCTCCTGGTCCTGCTGTGCTCCTTGGTGGTGTGGTTGGCCATGCGCTCGCCGTGGGGCCGGGTCCTCAAGGCCATCCGCGAGGACGAGGACGCCGTCCGCAGCCTCGGCAAGAACGTGTACTCGTACAAGATGCAGTCGCTGGTCCTGGGCGGCGTGCTGGGCTGCTTCGGCGGTTTCGTGTTCGCCCTCGCGACGCAGTCGGTCCAGCCGGACAACTACTCCACCGACCTGACGTTCTTCGCCTGGGCCGTCCTCATCCTCGGCGGCGCGGCTCGGGTGTTCGGTCCGGTCCTCGGGTCGATCGTCTTCTGGTTCCTGCTGATCCTCATCGACGGCGTCCTCGGCGAGGCCGTGCGGGCCGGCTACATCGGGTTCATCCGCACCGACCAGGTCGGCCAGGTGCGCTACTGGATCCTGGGCCTGACACTGATGCTGTTGATGATCTACCGACCACAGGGGATCCTGGGCGACAAGAGGGAGTTGGCCATCGATGCCCGCTGACGAGATCACCCACGGCGACGCCCCGGCGCGTCCCGACGTGACGCCGGCCGGTGGCTACGGCACGGCCATGAAGGAGAAGGCCACCGCCGCGCTCGCGGACGTACCCCACGTCCCCGGCGCTGCGAAGCCGGACCCGATCCTCACCGCCGACAAGATCGTGCGCCGGTTCGGCGGCCTGGTCGCGGTCGACGTCGAGCACGTGCAGGTCCAGCGCGGTGCCATCACGGCGCTGATCGGGCCCAACGGTGCCGGCAAGACCACCTTCTTCAACCTGCTCACCGGGTTCGACCAGCCGGACGAGGGCCGGTGGAGCTTCAACGGCACCGACCTGTCCGGCATGGCCTCGTACAAGGTCGCCCGCCTCGGCATGGTGCGCACCTTCCAGCTCACCAAGGCGCTGGCCAAGCTGAAGGTCATCGACAACATGCGCCTGGGCGCCACTCACCAGAAGGGCGAGCACTTCTTCACCGGGCTCATCCCCGGCATCTGGAAGTCGCAGGAGAAGAGCATCACCGAGCAGGCCGACGAGCTGCTGGCCCGCTTCAAGCTCGACGCCAAGCGCGAGGACTTCGCCGGGTCGCTGTCCGGCGGTCAGCGCAAGCTGCTGGAGATGGCCCGCGCCCTCATGGTGAAGCCCGAGATGGTCATGCTGGACGAGCCGATGGCCGGCGTGAACCCCGCCCTGACCCAGTCCCTGCTGCAGCACATCAAGGACCTGCGGGAGCAGGGCATGACCGTGCTGTTCGTGGAGCACGACATGGACATGGTCCGCGACATCAGCGACTGGGTCATCGTCATGGGCCAGGGCGCGGTGATCGCGGAGGGACCGCCGGACTCGGTCATGGCCGACCCCGCCGTGATCGACGCCTACCTCGGCGCCCACCACGACCGCTCGCTGTCCGACTCCGGCGATTCGCTGCAGTCCTGAGGAGCCCGCTGTGACCATCACCCCGGACCCCACCGACCCGTTCGAGAAGGTCAACGAGCTGCACGTCGACGCCGAGCAGCGTCACCCTCACGGCCACGCCACCGAGCTCGTCGACCGCTCCCAGCACATCGCGGAGTCGACCCAGGCGCTGGTGCGCACCGACGAGCTGATCGCCGGCTACCTGCCCGGGGTGCCCATCCTCAACGGCGCGGACTTCTACGCCAACGAGGGCGAGCTCGTCGGCATCATCGGCCCCAACGGCGCGGGCAAGTCCACCCTCCTCAAGGCGCTGTTCGGCCTGGTCCGCGTGAGCACGGGCGAGGTGACCCTGCGCGGCGAGAACATCACCAACATGCGCGCGGACCAACTGGTGCGCAAGGGCATCGGCTTCGTCCCGCAGACCAACAACGTGTTCCCCTCGCTCACCATCGAGGAGAACCTGCAGATGGGCTGCTACCAGGCGCCGAAGAAGTTCGGCGACCAGTTCGAGCGGGTGGCCTCGCTGTTCCCGACCCTGGCCGACCGCCGCAAGCAGCGGGCCGGCTCGCTGTCCGGCGGCGAGCGGCAGATGGTCGCCATGGGCCGCGCGCTGATGATGGAGCCGTCCGTGCTGCTGCTGGACGAGCCGTCCGCGGGCCTGTCCCCCGTCCTCACCGACGAGGCGTTCGTCCGGGTCAAGGAGATCAACAAAACCGGCGTCACCGTGATCATGGTCGAGCAGAACGCCCGCCGGTGCCTGCAGATCGTCGACCGCGGCTACGTGCTGGACCAGGGCCGCAACGCCTACTCCGGCTCCGGCAAGGACCTGGCCAACGACCCCAAGGTCATCGAGCTCTACCTCGGCACCCTCGCCAAGGCCTGACCCCTCCCCCGTCCCCGTCCTTGGGCACACGATCCGCTATGCGGATCGTGTGCCCAACTCGTGCGGCGTGTCGGCCTCTGGACGGGCAACACGATCCGGGTCGGGTGACTCGTGGGACTGGTGCAGTGTCGGACAGTCGGCGCGGCCAGCCCCGTCGGCTACTCAGTCAGACAGGCGACGGCGGCGCAGGCCACTCAGTCAGACAGGCGACGGCGGCGCAGGCCACTCAGTCGGACAGTCGGCGGCGCCAGCCGGCTGCGCCACTCAGCCGGACAGGCCGCGCAGGAAGTCCTCGGTGCGCTGCGTGCCAGCGCCGCCGACCTCGTACGGCACCGCCCACAGCTCGGTGACTCCGACGTCCTGGTACCTCGCCAGGGCGGCGCGCACCTGCTCCTCGGTCCCCGCCAGGACCAACTCACCCACCGTGGACACGCCCTCACGGTCGAAGATCCGCCGGTAGTTGTCCAGCCCGCCGTAGCGCGAGAACACCGCATCCGCCGTGCTCCGAGCCTCGTCCCCGTCGTCGCAGACGGCGACGGGCATCGCGGCCACCACCCGCCGGGGTGCGCCCCCGCTCGCCGCCGCGA from Candidatus Nanopelagicales bacterium encodes the following:
- a CDS encoding hotdog fold thioesterase, producing the protein MTAEPPSGDDYIAAMNDLSRGSLAERMGIRFVEASADRVVATMPVEGNTQPYGLLHGGASVVLAETIGSVASVLYAGEGRIAVGIEISCSHHRGVTEGTVTGVATPLSRGRSLATYEIAITDDRDRRVATARLTCMLRDAVPGS
- a CDS encoding GNAT family N-acetyltransferase — encoded protein: MPRSAITVTRVCHESMDSLAPLWEDLRATVDSGVVPGGGAGLDRARARWLSAAEEPGRVVLVAWDGTDPVGVAALSVQEIGPWSAPTVVVGLLHVHSGARHRGVGRALLVEALAHADRIGTDQIAVDVPPHLRDAQRFYARLGFAPVVTRRVTGTAGLRRRLLGDQQHSKLAGLRARATRRRRQAAGVPAPAVAPEAVADIALAPAKVTAPAAKA
- a CDS encoding branched-chain amino acid ABC transporter permease — its product is MPKRAAALLIAALAALAVFFGATPASAEGPEIGGQMSASDGTPAAGVEFTVENGAGFSETVTTGPDGTWTLPLPESGQYTVTINVDTLPEGTTLTDPEKTTLSVTVFSNKRVVQFPTGSGERETESIWDRVAQLTVDGLIFGLILSLGGLGLSLIYGTTGLTNFSHGELMTLGAVITFFFNVTLGLDFILAAALALFVCAILGSLQDRGLWRPLRKRGTGLVAMLVVSIGLGILLRYVILFFFGGDTKQYASYSGQEGLAFGPVDITPKAIIASSIAILALGITSYWLLRTRMGKASRAVSDNPALASASGIDVERVINVVWIFGATLAALGGIIYSLNNGVNWFQGFQVLLLIFAGITVGGLGTAFGAIVGCLVVGLVIQLSTLFVPPEMKNVGALVILIVILLVRPQGILGRRERVG
- a CDS encoding branched-chain amino acid ABC transporter permease, which codes for MDWNLILSQAVTQGIGIQAVIFCLAAIGLNVHFGYTGLLNFGQAAFLAVAAYGVGVSIAYFGWPLWIGLVVGIIAAILLALLLGIPTLRLRADYLAIVTIATAEIIRLIVRSVTFREVFGGSDGINRFADDFYKLNPFTSGLTLGPVSFSQNDLWVVVIGWLLVLLCSLVVWLAMRSPWGRVLKAIREDEDAVRSLGKNVYSYKMQSLVLGGVLGCFGGFVFALATQSVQPDNYSTDLTFFAWAVLILGGAARVFGPVLGSIVFWFLLILIDGVLGEAVRAGYIGFIRTDQVGQVRYWILGLTLMLLMIYRPQGILGDKRELAIDAR
- a CDS encoding ABC transporter ATP-binding protein — protein: MPADEITHGDAPARPDVTPAGGYGTAMKEKATAALADVPHVPGAAKPDPILTADKIVRRFGGLVAVDVEHVQVQRGAITALIGPNGAGKTTFFNLLTGFDQPDEGRWSFNGTDLSGMASYKVARLGMVRTFQLTKALAKLKVIDNMRLGATHQKGEHFFTGLIPGIWKSQEKSITEQADELLARFKLDAKREDFAGSLSGGQRKLLEMARALMVKPEMVMLDEPMAGVNPALTQSLLQHIKDLREQGMTVLFVEHDMDMVRDISDWVIVMGQGAVIAEGPPDSVMADPAVIDAYLGAHHDRSLSDSGDSLQS
- a CDS encoding ABC transporter ATP-binding protein, producing the protein MTITPDPTDPFEKVNELHVDAEQRHPHGHATELVDRSQHIAESTQALVRTDELIAGYLPGVPILNGADFYANEGELVGIIGPNGAGKSTLLKALFGLVRVSTGEVTLRGENITNMRADQLVRKGIGFVPQTNNVFPSLTIEENLQMGCYQAPKKFGDQFERVASLFPTLADRRKQRAGSLSGGERQMVAMGRALMMEPSVLLLDEPSAGLSPVLTDEAFVRVKEINKTGVTVIMVEQNARRCLQIVDRGYVLDQGRNAYSGSGKDLANDPKVIELYLGTLAKA